The following DNA comes from Bacteroidales bacterium.
GTCCTGGCCAAAGGTTTCTTTAAATTCCTCGTAAAGGATGCTGGTGCTGTCGGAAGGTGGCAGCATCTGCGTCATTTCGTACGACATGGTAACGTGCCGCGCCTGAAAGGCCATGAAAGCTGTGAGTATTAAAATAATGGAGAGATTCCAATATCGTCGTCGCAGAATGAGTCGGGCAAGATATGTCCACATGTGGTTTGTCGTTTGGTACTAAAATTGTAACTTTCAAGCTTTTCACACGAAAAAGATTCCGAAAATATAATTTATCTGCCGAATAGAAAAAATTGTTTAATAATGAAAAACACTTTACACCCCCAATCGCCTGCCTGGCAACGATTTCCAATAATATTTATTTTTATTCTGATCCTGGCCGGATGCAGTTCCCCTAAGCAGCTTGCAGAGCAACAGCGATACGACGATGCCATTGATGTGCTATTGAAAAAGATACAAAAAAGCTATTCACCAAAGACAATCGCCGGACTTGGTGATATTTACCACCAGGCCAATACCGCCGACAGCGCTACAATTATTAATTTATTAAATTCAGGAGCACCGGATATCTGGTTTCCTGTTTACACAGCTTATCAACGCCTCGACACCCGCCAGCAAAAAATTGCTGCTTTGCCCAAGGCAGTGCATCAGCAAATTGGTTTTCAGTCATTTGATTACTCTGCCTATCTTTTTCAGACGCGTCAGAAAGCGTGTTTGTATGAATATACTCTGGCTGAGCGCCACCTGTTGAACGACAAGCGCATTGATGCGATGCGTAGCCTCGAAATTGTAAACTCTCTCGATAGCAACTATCGCCGTACTGCCCATCTTCTCGACAGCCTTCATCGCACCGCGCCGGCTCCTCTTTATTATCAGATTGAGCTCGATTATTCTTATTCGTTACCTCCCGGCATGGCAGAGTTTATCACCGAAAGTGATCTTGCCGCTTACAGCACAAGCAATGTTTTTTTTGTAAATAAAAAGCCTGATCCTTATCGGTTGTATGCCGAAATTCGGATTACTGATGTGAAAATAGCTCTCGATAAAACCGGTGAACTTGCGTATGCAGAATCCGTTAAGATCCAGGATGGGTTGGCATACAGGCTCGACGAGCAAGGAGATTTTCTTCGCGACAGCCTCGGACTAAAATTAGAAATTCCAAAATTTAAAACTTTGGCTTGTTACGTTAGCGAATATCTACAGGAAAAGTCGATTCAGCTTTTTGGCGACGTGTTGCTGGTGTCGGTGCCGGATGGAAAAATCCTGCTTCGAAAACCTGTGCAGGGTGTATCAAATTTTACGCATCGCTATGCCCGTTTCAAAGGCGATCTTGACGCACTTAGCCCGGAATCAGCCGCTCTGATTGGATCGCGCAAGCAGGAGTTTCCCTCCGATGGTGCCATGATTCAGCACGCTACCGAAAATCTTTTCAAAGAAGCCTCTGCCATACTTTCGCAAGCGTTGGGAAATGTGGAGGGCAAAATAGTGCCTGTTCATAAAGCAGATGACGCTCTGATAAAAAGCCCTAAATGATAAAGTTGCCGGGTTTGGAATTAATAGATGTTCCTTTTGCCTGATTTCTTTTACTTTCGTCAAAATTCCATTTTTCTATGACATCACGAAAAGTACTTTTTATTGATACGGCGCATCCTGTGCTCACCGAAGAGCTTACGCAGATGGGTTACCAATGCGATTATTTCGACAAATATTCACACGACGATTACCTGCGCATTGTTGATCAATATTTTGGAATCATCATCCGTGGAAAGATAAAGCTGGATGTGGAGATGCTCAAGGCGGCGCGGCAGCTTAAATTTATCGGCAGGGTAGGAGCGGGGATGGAAAATATAGATGTTGCTTACGCCGAATCCATTGGTATCGCCTGCCTCAATGCGCCCGAAGGCAACCGCGATGCGGTAGGCGAACATGCTGTGGGGATGCTGCTGATGCTGATGAACCGGCTGCGCATTGCCGATCGCGAGGTGCGGCAGGGAATCTGGCTGCGCGAAGAAAACCGCGGTATAGAGATAAAAGACAAAACGGTGGCCATCATTGGCTATGGAAATATGGGCGGCGCTTTTGCACGGGTGCTCAAGGGTTTTGGTGCTAATGTAATTGCCTACGACAAATATAAATCCGACTACTCCGACGACTTCGTTCGCGAAAGCGATATGCAAACTATCTTTGATGATGCCGACATCGTGAGCCTGCATCTGCCGCTGACATCCGAAACAACCTTTTTGGTGGACGAGGATTATCTGAAAAAGTTCCGGAAGAATATTTATCTGATCAATACTGCCCGCGGGCGAAATGTAAAGACTGCCGATCTGGTTAAGCAGATGAAAGCCGGAAAAGTGCTTGGCGCTGCACTCGATGTGCTCGAATACGAAAAGCTATCCTTTGAGGCGCTCGATCAGCAGAGTCTTCCCGAAGATTTTACCTGGCTGATCCGTTCCGACCGGGTGGTGCTATCGCCGCACATTGCCGGCTGGACCCACGAATCCAATTACAAACTGGCCAAAACGATTGTGGATAAAGTAAGCCGGTTGTTTGGGGAAAAAGCTGAGTGACCTTCAACTATTTCTATCAAATCCAAAATTGCTTTGCATTTTACTAACCCTGCGCTTTAGCGCGGGGGTCAGGTATTCCTGCCAGAAATGCGCGGGCTTTAGCCCACACTTCTTTCCATCTATTTTTTTTGGCGAAAGCCCGCTGTATTTTATGCCGACTGAAGGCTGTGGACTTAGAACTGCCGGCTGAATACTGAAAGACTGAGGGCTGGTGAGCTTTAGTCGATCTTGATCTTTTCCCAGTTCAGAATTTTATAAAAGTCATATTCCTCCGGATTTTCAAGAATTTTGGAGGCCTGAGGGTAGTCTTCCTCGGTGAGGTATTGTTGATTGAAGCTATAGACAATCTGTGCTTTTTGCGAATTAATGTTGACCAGACGTGGGCGCACTTTGCCATTTTCATCCGCTACATCTTTGAGGTAGAGTGGTAAGATGTCACCTTTAGGATCCACGGTCACCATGCAGCCGGTAGCGCCCTGGTCGAAGAGTTTTTTGACGCCCATGCCCAGCAGTGCGCATAATACCAGGTCGTAACCTCCCGGAGGCACGCAGCGCAGCTCATAACCAACCTCCACAGGGCGGCTTTTTATCTTCACTCCAAGACGTTTTAACTCGTGCTGTGCCAGGATGTTGAAGATGTGGGCTTTGCTTACGTTGCCCAGCTCAGGATGGCCGTGCTCGTCGTAAGTAAAGTTGATTCCGGTAGTTTCGATTTCGGCATCAGACATAAAATGAAAAACGCCTTCGCTGATCATCACCGCGCCGTAGGAGATTCCCAGGATTTTGCGTTTGACCATTGACGAGATAATCAGTTTTACGATTTTGCGGATGGTGATATCGGTTTTGTTGAACATCTCGGGGATGATGATCATGGGATAATGGCAGGCTGCGCCGATGCCGAAAGCCAGATGCCCCGCTTCGCGCCCCATGGCCACCACGATAAACCAGTTGCCGCTGGTGCGGGCGTCTTCGTAAACCGTTTGTGCTATGCGCACTCCTTCCTGCTTGGCCGATTCGTAGCCAAAGGTCGGCGAGCCTTCGGGCAGTGGCAGGTCGTTGTCGATGGTTTTAGGAACATGAATGTTCTGGATATTGATGTTATTGGCCTCCAGGAATTTTGAGATGCGATTGGCTGTTGATGCAGTGTCGTCGCCGCCAATG
Coding sequences within:
- a CDS encoding NAD(P)-dependent oxidoreductase, whose amino-acid sequence is MTSRKVLFIDTAHPVLTEELTQMGYQCDYFDKYSHDDYLRIVDQYFGIIIRGKIKLDVEMLKAARQLKFIGRVGAGMENIDVAYAESIGIACLNAPEGNRDAVGEHAVGMLLMLMNRLRIADREVRQGIWLREENRGIEIKDKTVAIIGYGNMGGAFARVLKGFGANVIAYDKYKSDYSDDFVRESDMQTIFDDADIVSLHLPLTSETTFLVDEDYLKKFRKNIYLINTARGRNVKTADLVKQMKAGKVLGAALDVLEYEKLSFEALDQQSLPEDFTWLIRSDRVVLSPHIAGWTHESNYKLAKTIVDKVSRLFGEKAE
- a CDS encoding 6-phosphofructokinase, coding for MKKAIAILAGGGPAPGINTVISTIAKVFLQSGYRVIGLHEGFKSLFSDNPIMEDINFDKADQIHKMGGSALVMSRNKPKDSEFRTDFFAKNNVKLLVTIGGDDTASTANRISKFLEANNINIQNIHVPKTIDNDLPLPEGSPTFGYESAKQEGVRIAQTVYEDARTSGNWFIVVAMGREAGHLAFGIGAACHYPMIIIPEMFNKTDITIRKIVKLIISSMVKRKILGISYGAVMISEGVFHFMSDAEIETTGINFTYDEHGHPELGNVSKAHIFNILAQHELKRLGVKIKSRPVEVGYELRCVPPGGYDLVLCALLGMGVKKLFDQGATGCMVTVDPKGDILPLYLKDVADENGKVRPRLVNINSQKAQIVYSFNQQYLTEEDYPQASKILENPEEYDFYKILNWEKIKID